The segment GAAGGCCTTGGCCTGCGGATCGAGCGGCATGCGGGGACAATAGGCGCCGCGCATCGAGGGCGTCAAGGAACCGGCGATGCTTCCGCCAGCATGCGCCGCATGATCTTCTCCGCCGTCCATGCGATCGGCCGTCACATCTCGCGTCTGGGCGGCACTGCTCGTCGTGTACGTCGTCTGGGGCTCGACGTACCTCGCGATCCGCATCGCGATCGAGACGCTGCCGCCGTTCCTCATGGCGGCAGTGCGGTTCCTCGTCGCGGGAACGGTCCTCTACGCATGGGCCATCCGCCGCGGCGATCGCGCCCGCGACGTGCCAGGCTGGCCGCAATGGCGGGCCACGGCGATCATCGGGGCCGCGCTCATGCTCGGCGGCAACGGCGGCGTCGTGTGGGCGGAGGGACGGATCGCATCGGGCATCGCGGCGCTGCTGGTCGCGACGCTGTCGCTGTGGATGGCGCTCATCACCTGGCTGGTCGAGGGCGTGCGGCCGTCTCGCCTCGCGCTCGTCGGCCTGCCGCTCGGTTTCGCGGGCCTCGCCCTGCTCATCGGCCCGGTCGAGACGACCGGCATCGATCCCCTGGGCGTCGCGGTGTGCGCGCTCGCGTCGCTCTCGTGGGCGGCGGGGTCGATCTACTCCCGCCACGCGCCGCTGCCCAGGCGATCGCTGGTCGCGACCGCGATGGAGATGATCTGCGGCGGCGTCTGGCTCCTGCTCGCGGGTCTCGCGAAGGGCGAGTGGGCCCTCGTCCGCCCCGCGGCGTTCTCCGCGGCGTCGGTCGGCGCCCTCGTCTACCTCATCGTCATGGGATCGCTGCTGGCGTTCAGCGCCTACATCTGGCTCCTGCGCGAGGCCCCGACCTCGCTCGTCGCGACCTACGCGTACGTGAACCCGGTGGTCGCGGTCGCGCTCGGCTGGCTCGTGAAGGACGAGCCGATCAGCGCCCGCATGGTGGTCGCCGGCGCGGTCATCCTCTTCTCCGTGGTGCTGATCGCGCGCGGCAGCCGGCAGCCCTGACGCGCTTGGCGCCCGACCGCGTCGCGGCGTATGACGACCGGATGCGACGCTTCGAGGGCAGGGTGGCGCTCGTGACCGGCGGCGGGTCGGGCATCGGCGAGGCGACGTGCCGGCGGCTGGCATCGGAAGGCGCGAAGGTGGTCGTGGTCGACATCGACGAGGCGAGCGCGCAGCGCGTCGCGGGCGAGATCGGTGGGACCGCCTTCCGCGCCGACGTGGCGAATCCCGTGCAGTCCGAGGCGATGATCGAGCACGCCGTCGAGACCTACGGTCGTCTCGACGTGCTCGACAACAACGCGACCGGCGGCGGCACCATCGGCCGCATCGCCGACATCGACCTCGAGGCATGGAACCGTGCGCTCGCGGTGAATCTCACGGCGCCGTTCCTCGCCATCAAGTTCGCGCTCCCGGTGATGCTGGGGCAGGGGAAGGGCGCGATCGTGAACATCGCGTCCAACGCCGCGCTCCAGGCCGAGGAGGGTCTCGGCGCCTACGCGTCGGCCAAGGCGGGGCTCCTGGCGCTCACGCGCAACGTGGCGGCGGAATACGGCCGGCGCGGCATCCGCTGCAACGTCGTCTCGCCCGGCGCCGTCGAGACGCCGCCGACCAGGGCGTTCGTCGCCGCCGTCGACGGCATCCGCGCCAAGATGGAGCGTGCCAACACGCTCCGGCGCCTGGGACAGCCCGACGAGCTCGCGGCCGCCGTCGCGTTCCTCGCCTCGGACGACGCGTCGTTCGTGAACGGCGCCCTCTACGTCGTCGACGGCGGCGCGCACGCCGCGAACCAGGTCGGGCTCATCGGCGGAGAGTGA is part of the Candidatus Eisenbacteria bacterium genome and harbors:
- a CDS encoding EamA family transporter, yielding MRSAVTSRVWAALLVVYVVWGSTYLAIRIAIETLPPFLMAAVRFLVAGTVLYAWAIRRGDRARDVPGWPQWRATAIIGAALMLGGNGGVVWAEGRIASGIAALLVATLSLWMALITWLVEGVRPSRLALVGLPLGFAGLALLIGPVETTGIDPLGVAVCALASLSWAAGSIYSRHAPLPRRSLVATAMEMICGGVWLLLAGLAKGEWALVRPAAFSAASVGALVYLIVMGSLLAFSAYIWLLREAPTSLVATYAYVNPVVAVALGWLVKDEPISARMVVAGAVILFSVVLIARGSRQP
- a CDS encoding glucose 1-dehydrogenase, translated to MRRFEGRVALVTGGGSGIGEATCRRLASEGAKVVVVDIDEASAQRVAGEIGGTAFRADVANPVQSEAMIEHAVETYGRLDVLDNNATGGGTIGRIADIDLEAWNRALAVNLTAPFLAIKFALPVMLGQGKGAIVNIASNAALQAEEGLGAYASAKAGLLALTRNVAAEYGRRGIRCNVVSPGAVETPPTRAFVAAVDGIRAKMERANTLRRLGQPDELAAAVAFLASDDASFVNGALYVVDGGAHAANQVGLIGGE